The Agromyces sp. 3263 DNA segment ATGTTGGTCAGCTTCTTCTCCTTGGTGATGTTCACGTCCATGTCGTCGTTGCGCGAGTTCTCGCCGATGACCATGCCCTCGTAGACCTCTTCGGTCGGGTTCACGAAGAACGTCATGCGCTCCTGCAGGGCGATGATCGCGAACGGGGTGACGACGCCCGCGCGGTCGGCGACGATCGAGCCGTTGTTGCGCGTGACGATCTGACCGGCCCACTCGTCGTACCCGTGCGAGATCGCGTTCGCGATGCCCGTACCGCGCGTCGTCGTGAGGAACTCGGTGCGGAACCCGATGAGGCCGCGGCTCGGCACGATGAACTCCATGCGCACCCAGCCCGTGCCGTGGTTCGACATGTTGTCCATGCGGCCCTTGCGCGAGGCCAGGAGCTGCGTGATCGCACCGAGGTACTCCTCGGGCGCATCGATCGTGAGGTGCTCGTAGGGCTCGTGCGTCTTGCCGTTCACCTGCTTCGTGACCACCTGGGGCTTGCCCACCGTGAGCTCGTAGCCCTCGCGGCGCATCTGCTCGACGAGGATCGCGAGCGCGAGCTCGCCACGGCCCTGCACCTCCCACGCGTCGGGACGGCCGATGTCGAGCACCTTGAGCGACACGTTGCCGACGAGCTCGCGGTCGAGGCGGTCCTTGACCATGCGCGCCGTGAGCTTGTGGCCCTTCACCTTGCCGACGATCGGCGAGGTGTTCGTGCCGATGGTCATCGAGATCGCGGGGTCATCGACGTGGATCGCGGGCAGGGGGCGCACGTCATCGGGATCCGCGAGCGTCTCGCCGATCGTGATGTCCTCGAAGCCCGCGACGGCGATGATGTCGCCGGGCCCGGCCTCCTCAGCGGGGAAGCGCTCGAGGGCCTTCGTCTTCAGGAGCTCGGTCACGCGCACGTTCGAGTGCGAGCCGTCGTGACGCACCCACGCCACGGTCTGGCCCTTCCTGATACGGCCGTTGAAGACGCGCAGCAACGCGAGTCGGCCGAGGAACGGCGAGGCGTCGAGGTTCGTGACCCACGCCTGCAGCGGTGCC contains these protein-coding regions:
- the typA gene encoding translational GTPase TypA, yielding MANATRNDLRNVAIVAHVDHGKTTLVDAMLKQTHSFADHAHVDERAMDSNELEREKGITILAKNTAISYEGVHAPDGPVTINVIDTPGHADFGGEVERGLSMVDGVVLLVDASEGPLPQTRFVLRKALEARLPVILLVNKTDRPDARIAEVEEESHDLLLGLASDLVDDVPDLDVDALLDVPVVYASGKAGRASLTRPADGSLPAEDDLEPLFGAIIEHIPAPSYDDEAPLQAWVTNLDASPFLGRLALLRVFNGRIRKGQTVAWVRHDGSHSNVRVTELLKTKALERFPAEEAGPGDIIAVAGFEDITIGETLADPDDVRPLPAIHVDDPAISMTIGTNTSPIVGKVKGHKLTARMVKDRLDRELVGNVSLKVLDIGRPDAWEVQGRGELALAILVEQMRREGYELTVGKPQVVTKQVNGKTHEPYEHLTIDAPEEYLGAITQLLASRKGRMDNMSNHGTGWVRMEFIVPSRGLIGFRTEFLTTTRGTGIANAISHGYDEWAGQIVTRNNGSIVADRAGVVTPFAIIALQERMTFFVNPTEEVYEGMVIGENSRNDDMDVNITKEKKLTNMRQSTSDTFESMTPSRQLTLEECLEFAREDECVEVTPEKVRIRKVELDQTARARATSRLKKQG